In Lysinibacillus sp. FSL M8-0337, the following proteins share a genomic window:
- a CDS encoding ABC transporter permease subunit has product MYSMLIKLELKQMLRSRWMQLVGLLFTFVFTSIIVIQQMALPDVEGFTRQTASFLNVLLFLLPLFILTIGSMSIAGDIETGWFSLLKTYPMTRKQYIFGKYLATVIAFLLIVMVAFGVVLALGGLLGGVRLPFIFISLTLLCIAIFTSLALAIGAVAKTRLFALSLSLVLWSFFLLLLSYALMAIGTVVAGHLLQKLTIIVMHINPVEWLRFGYFIFTKQASVLGPSFYSVTAFYASPLGYVVYGLVTCLWVALPLAFTARRLKKGEKR; this is encoded by the coding sequence ATGTACAGCATGCTCATCAAACTTGAATTGAAACAAATGTTGCGCAGTCGGTGGATGCAATTAGTTGGCTTACTCTTCACTTTTGTTTTTACATCGATTATAGTTATCCAGCAAATGGCACTGCCTGATGTAGAAGGTTTTACTCGTCAAACCGCTTCGTTTTTAAATGTCCTTTTATTTTTATTGCCTCTATTTATTTTGACAATTGGCAGTATGAGTATTGCTGGTGATATAGAGACAGGGTGGTTTTCTTTATTAAAAACTTATCCGATGACGCGTAAACAATATATTTTTGGAAAGTATTTAGCTACTGTTATTGCCTTTTTATTAATCGTGATGGTGGCGTTTGGTGTTGTTTTAGCACTTGGCGGATTACTTGGTGGCGTACGTTTGCCGTTTATTTTTATAAGTCTAACATTATTATGCATTGCTATTTTTACTTCCTTAGCGCTAGCTATTGGGGCGGTAGCGAAAACGAGATTATTTGCGCTATCGCTGTCGTTAGTTTTATGGTCATTTTTCTTATTGCTTCTGTCGTATGCCTTAATGGCAATTGGCACAGTAGTTGCAGGGCATCTTTTACAAAAGCTAACGATTATTGTTATGCATATTAATCCTGTAGAATGGTTGCGCTTTGGTTACTTTATATTTACAAAACAGGCCAGTGTGCTTGGTCCATCTTTTTATAGTGTGACAGCATTTTATGCATCACCATTGGGCTATGTGGTATATGGATTGGTAACATGTTTGTGGGTAGCTTTACCGCTTGCCTTTACTGCAAGGAGACTAAAGAAAGGGGAGAAGCGGTAG
- a CDS encoding ABC transporter ATP-binding protein: protein MLLEANHLSNVYENNRGLKDVSFTVQKGRILALAGGNGAGKSTLIRLLTGQEKPMSGELKWQESQAIRYMPDDVDFPSMLTAAEVLQLLSSLKRIDKKEQEQVLKRVGLWDVRKQRVQQFSKGMRQRLNLAQSLLGAGSLLILDEPTNGLDPFWIAELKKMMLEQKEMGNTVIFSTHLLGFVEEVADDVLVLHEGNILLSGDLKEILRNENVATLESLWLKKLNL from the coding sequence GTGTTACTAGAGGCGAATCATCTATCGAATGTCTATGAAAATAATAGAGGGCTTAAAGACGTATCCTTTACTGTGCAAAAAGGGCGTATTTTAGCGTTAGCAGGTGGTAATGGAGCAGGGAAAAGTACGCTTATTCGCCTGTTAACTGGACAGGAGAAACCGATGTCAGGGGAGCTGAAATGGCAGGAGAGTCAGGCGATTCGTTATATGCCAGATGATGTAGATTTTCCCTCAATGTTAACGGCAGCAGAAGTTTTGCAGTTACTGTCCTCTTTGAAAAGAATAGATAAAAAAGAGCAAGAGCAAGTATTGAAACGTGTTGGCTTGTGGGACGTTAGAAAGCAAAGGGTTCAACAGTTTTCGAAGGGAATGCGGCAACGGTTAAATCTTGCACAAAGTTTACTAGGTGCGGGGTCGCTCCTTATTTTAGATGAACCAACGAATGGACTAGACCCATTTTGGATTGCAGAGCTGAAAAAAATGATGCTGGAACAAAAGGAAATGGGCAATACAGTGATATTTTCTACACATTTACTAGGATTTGTAGAGGAAGTAGCGGACGATGTGTTAGTGTTACATGAAGGGAATATATTACTTTCAGGAGACTTAAAAGAAATTTTGAGAAATGAAAATGTTGCTACACTAGAGAGTTTATGGTTGAAAAAATTAAATCTGTAA
- the guaA gene encoding glutamine-hydrolyzing GMP synthase translates to MSASPLLKEQEKIVVLDFGSQFNQLITRRIREFGVFSELHPHTITADEIKDMNAAGIIFSGGPNSVYDDNAFHVDPAIFELGLPILGICYGMQLMAHTQGGKVEGAETREYGKAEVQVTAANKLFGDLPTEQIVWMSHGDHVTEVPAGFEIIATSASCPIAAMANAERKLYAVQFHPEVRHSVYGNDLLRQFVFDICGAKGDWSMANFIEIEIAKIREIVGDKKVLCALSGGVDSSVVAVLIHKAIGDQLTCMFVDHNLNRKGEVEQVMKTFTEDFDMNLIKIDARQRFMDKLAGVSDPEKKRKIIGNEFIYVFDEEASKLEGMDFLAQGTLYTDIIESGTSTAQTIKSHHNVGGLPEDMQFKLIEPLKTLFKDEVRALGLELGLDEKIVWRQPFPGPGLGIRVLGEVTEEKLEIVRESDFILREEIAKAGLDRDIWQYFTVLPDIRSVGVMGDARTYDYAIGIRAVTSIDGMTSDWARIPWDVLEKISVRLVNEVKHVNRVLYDITSKPPATIEWE, encoded by the coding sequence TTGTCAGCAAGCCCTTTATTAAAAGAGCAAGAAAAAATCGTCGTTCTAGACTTCGGTAGCCAATTTAACCAATTAATTACGCGTCGTATCCGTGAATTTGGTGTTTTCAGTGAATTACACCCACATACGATTACAGCAGATGAAATTAAAGACATGAATGCAGCAGGTATTATCTTTTCAGGTGGTCCTAACTCTGTTTATGATGACAATGCATTCCATGTAGATCCAGCTATTTTCGAATTAGGTTTACCAATCCTAGGTATTTGCTATGGTATGCAATTAATGGCGCATACGCAAGGCGGTAAAGTAGAAGGCGCTGAAACACGTGAATACGGTAAAGCGGAAGTTCAAGTAACGGCTGCTAATAAATTATTCGGTGATTTACCAACAGAACAAATCGTCTGGATGAGTCATGGCGACCACGTAACAGAAGTACCTGCTGGCTTTGAAATCATTGCAACAAGTGCATCTTGTCCAATCGCTGCTATGGCAAACGCAGAACGTAAACTATATGCAGTACAATTCCACCCAGAAGTTCGTCACTCTGTATATGGTAATGATTTACTACGTCAATTCGTATTCGATATTTGTGGCGCTAAAGGCGATTGGTCAATGGCAAACTTTATCGAAATCGAAATTGCTAAAATTCGCGAAATCGTTGGCGATAAAAAAGTATTATGTGCACTTTCAGGTGGGGTAGACTCTTCTGTTGTTGCAGTGCTTATTCATAAAGCAATCGGTGACCAATTGACTTGTATGTTCGTAGACCACAACTTAAACCGTAAAGGTGAAGTTGAACAGGTGATGAAAACTTTCACAGAAGATTTCGATATGAACCTAATTAAAATCGATGCACGTCAACGCTTCATGGACAAACTTGCGGGTGTATCTGATCCAGAGAAAAAACGTAAAATTATCGGTAACGAATTTATTTACGTATTCGATGAAGAAGCTTCAAAATTAGAAGGTATGGATTTCCTTGCACAAGGAACGTTATACACAGACATTATTGAATCTGGTACGTCGACTGCGCAAACAATCAAATCTCACCATAATGTAGGCGGTCTTCCAGAAGACATGCAGTTCAAATTAATTGAACCATTAAAAACATTATTCAAAGACGAAGTTCGTGCACTTGGCTTAGAACTTGGTCTAGATGAAAAAATTGTTTGGCGTCAACCATTCCCAGGTCCTGGTTTAGGTATTCGTGTACTTGGTGAAGTAACAGAAGAAAAACTTGAAATTGTTCGTGAATCTGATTTCATCTTACGTGAAGAAATCGCAAAAGCTGGTCTTGATCGTGACATTTGGCAATACTTCACGGTATTACCTGATATTCGTTCAGTAGGTGTAATGGGCGATGCTCGTACGTATGACTACGCAATCGGTATCCGTGCTGTAACGTCTATCGACGGTATGACTTCTGACTGGGCACGTATCCCTTGGGACGTACTAGAGAAAATCTCTGTACGTTTAGTAAACGAAGTAAAACACGTAAACCGCGTGCTGTATGATATTACATCGAAGCCACCAGCAACAATTGAGTGGGAATAA
- a CDS encoding MoxR family ATPase produces the protein MNLQIQMVLENIEKVMIGKREVAELSIVALLARGHVLLEDVPGVGKTMMVRALAKSFDAQFKRIQFTPDLLPSDVVGVSIYNPKTMEFEFRPGPIMGDVVLADEINRTSPKTQSALLEAMEEASVTIDGNTLMINQPFFVMATQNPIEHEGTYPLPEAQLDRFLLKIKMGYPTRGQEVEILRRAENGKSIEKIDAVLSVAQLIELQQLVQGVYVEDSVKNYMVELASQTRENSYVYLGVSPRATIALMKASQAYAFMKGRSYVIPDDVQYLAPYVFSHRLVLKPDARYDDVTAEEIIERIIAKTPVPTKRLAEQ, from the coding sequence ATGAATTTACAAATCCAAATGGTATTAGAAAATATAGAGAAAGTAATGATAGGAAAGAGAGAGGTAGCAGAACTTAGCATTGTAGCCTTGCTTGCAAGGGGACACGTATTACTTGAGGATGTGCCAGGAGTTGGTAAGACCATGATGGTACGTGCGCTTGCTAAATCCTTCGATGCCCAATTCAAACGTATTCAATTTACTCCCGATTTACTGCCCTCAGACGTTGTAGGCGTTTCAATCTATAACCCAAAAACAATGGAATTTGAATTTCGTCCAGGGCCGATTATGGGCGATGTAGTTTTGGCTGATGAAATTAATAGAACGTCACCGAAAACACAATCGGCATTACTTGAAGCGATGGAGGAGGCGTCTGTTACTATTGATGGCAATACACTTATGATTAATCAGCCATTTTTCGTTATGGCGACGCAAAACCCTATCGAACACGAGGGTACGTATCCTTTACCAGAGGCGCAGCTAGATCGCTTTTTACTAAAAATAAAAATGGGCTATCCAACGAGAGGGCAAGAAGTAGAAATACTGCGTCGTGCTGAAAATGGCAAGTCTATTGAAAAAATTGATGCTGTGCTTTCGGTCGCACAATTAATTGAATTACAGCAACTTGTGCAAGGTGTTTATGTGGAGGACTCCGTTAAAAATTATATGGTTGAACTGGCTTCTCAAACGAGAGAAAATAGCTACGTGTATTTAGGGGTTAGTCCTCGAGCGACTATTGCTTTGATGAAAGCATCTCAGGCATATGCATTTATGAAAGGTCGCAGCTATGTGATACCGGACGATGTTCAATATTTAGCGCCCTATGTCTTTAGCCATCGATTAGTGCTCAAGCCAGATGCGCGTTATGATGATGTAACAGCAGAAGAAATTATTGAACGTATTATTGCGAAAACGCCTGTACCGACGAAGAGGTTAGCAGAGCAATGA
- a CDS encoding DUF58 domain-containing protein, translating to MKKWRALFEKSKHFLLVSFLILITFCYAMFQGGFVSWFVFFTVSPFLLYAFIFQLVREEIYSVERKIEPSHVESGQSVQVTISVERKTRFPFAYMLMEELVGSEMLVKSKVQEKDAIKFVGLKKTFTWRYTLESLSRGEHRYLGAQIIFHDFFGWAKKRILVEKEQIVLVYPRVHDIKYATLQTKLDVGSMMTPYSIVKDTSMAIGLREYVPGDRFSWIHWKSFAKTQTLQSKEFEDRQSQELMLMLDVGPSPLFEEKVELVASMLSAIVRGRGDISFVSTGVKTKVFSSIQGEKQLDRVMHHLACVKPVENAKYQLRDTQVLQRVATLLYVTSDISDELLHTLGNTVKSCICFVVSQETQARSDVTKRYKHIQVVHVNQTDYYHLFTEVMKP from the coding sequence ATGAAGAAATGGCGAGCCCTTTTTGAAAAAAGTAAACATTTTCTATTAGTGAGCTTTCTGATACTTATTACGTTTTGTTATGCTATGTTTCAAGGTGGATTTGTCAGCTGGTTTGTCTTTTTTACGGTAAGTCCATTTTTGTTGTATGCTTTTATATTCCAACTTGTGCGGGAGGAAATATACAGTGTAGAGCGCAAAATTGAACCTTCTCATGTAGAAAGCGGACAATCGGTTCAGGTGACAATAAGTGTAGAAAGAAAAACGCGTTTTCCATTTGCGTATATGCTGATGGAAGAACTTGTTGGTAGCGAGATGCTAGTGAAGTCAAAGGTTCAAGAGAAAGACGCCATAAAATTCGTTGGTTTAAAAAAAACGTTTACTTGGCGTTACACACTTGAAAGCTTGTCACGTGGTGAGCATCGTTATTTAGGTGCGCAAATCATCTTCCATGATTTTTTCGGATGGGCAAAGAAGCGCATTTTGGTAGAAAAAGAACAAATCGTTCTAGTTTATCCGAGAGTGCATGATATAAAATATGCTACATTACAAACAAAATTAGATGTTGGGTCCATGATGACCCCTTATTCCATTGTGAAGGACACATCAATGGCTATAGGTTTACGCGAATATGTACCAGGTGACCGCTTTTCGTGGATTCATTGGAAGTCTTTTGCAAAAACACAAACACTTCAGTCAAAGGAATTTGAAGATCGTCAATCACAGGAATTGATGTTAATGCTCGATGTAGGTCCTTCTCCGTTATTTGAAGAGAAGGTGGAGTTGGTCGCTTCAATGCTTAGTGCGATTGTACGAGGGCGTGGGGATATTTCCTTTGTTTCAACAGGTGTAAAAACAAAAGTGTTTTCTTCCATCCAAGGTGAAAAGCAATTAGATCGAGTGATGCATCATTTAGCTTGTGTCAAACCTGTTGAAAATGCCAAATATCAATTGCGTGATACCCAAGTCCTTCAGCGTGTGGCAACGCTTCTATATGTTACGAGTGATATATCAGATGAATTACTACATACTTTAGGTAATACGGTGAAAAGTTGTATTTGTTTTGTAGTATCTCAAGAGACACAGGCACGTTCTGATGTAACAAAGCGTTATAAACATATTCAAGTCGTACATGTAAACCAAACAGATTATTACCACTTGTTCACGGAGGTGATGAAGCCGTGA
- a CDS encoding transglutaminaseTgpA domain-containing protein, with protein sequence MKKSLEHFIELAFAYVIIFFILREWLTPVMQLTNTGLSQLFLVFIGLALVLSLFKVRPLLSGLIKLGYITWFVIFVYSENPFFSGHTIPFLVNEVTWNMVNIFSGNFGQVSDAFRTVLFLALIWMLIYLIHHWITVHHNIFYFFVLTVFFIATLDTFSEYNGKLAIIKVIVLGLIMTGVLFLKRLRLQLDAPSDMLRKWKIVLPMLISVALVSMVAFYLPKAGPTWADPVPFIKSVTGQDGVGDGQRTVGYSDDDSRLGGPYKGDNTLIFTATSRDRHYWRIDTKDTYTSKGWVLSGEYMGEAVFENDTPIYTSLQVGPRENERQIQMDMAVPMPFLIQTYGMLSVSAEDPTLYIQDGQTEKIVTKQPSGELVTTDNGSNKLLSNYTITYSEPNYSLQQLQMSEPAMLETLDPSYNRFLQLPDTLPQRVQDLTLDITRDKASVYEKIKAVEGYFSKGNYRYDKKAAAIPAEKQDYVDQFLFDTKVGYCDNFSTSMVVMLRSIGIPARWVKGFAPGDAGALSNGLREYKVTNDNAHSWVEAYVPGTGWIEFEPTIGFSGTVNIDYDLQQNQPQQEEVLQPEEKPAQQQKKEQPTEQTANNSAFSLDRVWAWVKSLKYVWFTLMALLIIIGVALFVQRKTWIPKMQVRVYRKKEADWSSFDASYQALTKQLGRIGLKRKHGETLRAFAERVDASLETEEMQKLTAVYEQHIYGKNAQDVDFVKLRESWEYLINRTIG encoded by the coding sequence GTGAAAAAATCACTAGAACATTTTATTGAGCTAGCTTTCGCGTACGTCATTATTTTCTTTATATTACGTGAGTGGCTAACACCAGTTATGCAATTAACCAATACAGGTTTAAGTCAGTTGTTTCTAGTTTTTATCGGCTTAGCACTAGTGCTTTCTTTATTTAAAGTTCGACCGTTATTGTCCGGGCTTATAAAGTTAGGTTATATTACATGGTTTGTTATATTTGTTTATAGCGAGAATCCGTTTTTTTCAGGACACACCATTCCATTTTTAGTGAATGAAGTGACGTGGAACATGGTGAATATTTTTTCAGGGAATTTTGGACAAGTATCAGATGCATTTAGAACAGTATTGTTTTTAGCGTTGATTTGGATGTTAATCTATTTAATTCACCACTGGATTACAGTGCATCATAATATTTTCTACTTCTTCGTACTAACCGTATTTTTCATCGCGACACTTGATACGTTTAGCGAATATAATGGAAAGCTAGCTATTATTAAAGTAATTGTGCTTGGTCTAATTATGACGGGTGTACTTTTTTTAAAACGTTTAAGACTTCAGCTCGATGCACCGAGTGATATGCTTAGAAAGTGGAAAATTGTTTTACCAATGCTTATTTCGGTGGCACTTGTCAGTATGGTGGCATTCTATTTACCAAAAGCAGGACCTACATGGGCTGATCCAGTACCGTTTATCAAAAGCGTTACAGGGCAAGATGGTGTAGGAGATGGACAAAGAACAGTTGGCTATAGTGATGATGACAGTAGGTTAGGTGGGCCGTATAAAGGAGATAATACATTAATTTTTACGGCAACCTCACGTGATCGCCATTATTGGCGTATTGATACTAAAGATACGTATACATCGAAAGGCTGGGTGTTATCAGGTGAATATATGGGGGAAGCTGTTTTTGAAAACGATACCCCAATTTATACATCCTTACAGGTTGGGCCACGAGAAAATGAGCGGCAAATTCAAATGGATATGGCTGTCCCTATGCCATTTTTAATTCAAACATATGGCATGTTATCCGTTTCGGCAGAGGACCCTACCTTGTATATTCAAGATGGACAAACCGAAAAAATAGTAACAAAACAACCGAGTGGCGAATTGGTGACGACGGATAATGGTAGTAATAAATTACTGTCTAATTATACGATCACTTATAGTGAGCCAAACTATAGTTTGCAACAGCTTCAAATGTCTGAACCAGCTATGTTAGAAACATTAGATCCTTCTTATAATCGTTTTTTACAATTACCTGACACACTTCCACAGCGTGTACAAGATTTAACGCTCGATATAACGCGTGATAAAGCCTCTGTATACGAAAAAATAAAGGCAGTGGAAGGCTATTTTTCAAAGGGAAACTATAGATACGATAAAAAAGCAGCAGCTATTCCTGCTGAAAAACAAGATTATGTAGATCAATTTTTATTCGATACAAAAGTAGGTTACTGTGATAACTTTTCTACATCCATGGTTGTTATGCTCCGTTCTATCGGCATTCCCGCTCGCTGGGTGAAAGGTTTTGCACCAGGTGATGCAGGGGCGTTATCAAATGGTCTGCGTGAATATAAAGTGACGAATGACAATGCCCACTCTTGGGTAGAGGCATATGTTCCAGGCACAGGGTGGATAGAGTTTGAACCGACAATTGGCTTTTCTGGTACAGTGAATATTGATTATGATTTACAGCAAAATCAACCTCAGCAAGAAGAAGTACTACAACCAGAAGAAAAACCAGCGCAACAGCAAAAGAAAGAGCAACCAACAGAGCAAACAGCTAACAATTCAGCTTTTAGCTTAGACCGTGTATGGGCTTGGGTGAAATCGTTAAAATATGTTTGGTTCACGCTAATGGCTTTACTCATTATTATTGGTGTGGCTTTATTTGTACAACGAAAAACATGGATTCCTAAAATGCAGGTGCGTGTCTATCGCAAAAAAGAAGCGGATTGGTCAAGTTTTGATGCTTCCTATCAAGCATTAACGAAGCAGTTAGGGCGCATTGGTTTAAAACGAAAACATGGCGAAACATTGCGAGCGTTTGCTGAACGGGTAGATGCATCGTTAGAGACAGAAGAGATGCAAAAGTTAACGGCCGTATACGAGCAACATATTTATGGCAAGAATGCACAAGATGTTGACTTCGTTAAACTGCGGGAAAGTTGGGAATATTTAATCAATCGCACAATCGGTTGA
- a CDS encoding nitrous oxide reductase accessory protein NosL, which produces MKKWILIICVSCLLAVGCSEKTFKPRDIVNETDVCKVCNMSIVHNEYAGQIALKNGDYEMFDDIGCLIEYIATNGDEEVGAAFIKDAKENKWIDVSKATFVYNKDYWTPMNYGVLAFETQEAAQSWMATEGKGQVLTYEDLSDFNWGIHQ; this is translated from the coding sequence ATGAAAAAGTGGATACTAATAATTTGCGTTAGTTGTTTACTGGCTGTAGGGTGTAGCGAAAAAACGTTTAAACCACGTGACATTGTCAATGAAACCGATGTTTGTAAAGTTTGTAATATGTCAATTGTGCATAACGAGTATGCCGGACAAATTGCCTTGAAAAATGGTGACTATGAAATGTTTGATGATATTGGGTGTTTAATTGAGTATATTGCGACAAATGGGGACGAAGAGGTTGGAGCTGCATTCATTAAGGATGCAAAAGAGAATAAATGGATTGATGTTTCGAAGGCGACGTTTGTCTACAACAAAGATTATTGGACGCCGATGAATTATGGTGTACTTGCTTTCGAAACGCAAGAAGCTGCGCAATCGTGGATGGCTACTGAAGGTAAGGGACAAGTGCTTACTTATGAGGATTTAAGCGATTTTAATTGGGGGATTCATCAGTGA
- a CDS encoding MOSC domain-containing protein → MEKSIATIHTLAVGMPKELNYSNGRSMITGIEKQEVQEVYLGKSGFEGDDVADKKHHGGPDRAVCLYPAEHYIQWEQELGKKLPTATFGENLTVTNMLEADVCIGDTYKIGNAVIQITQGRIPCSTIDRYAKADILLKRLIETGYTGYLARVLIEGTISADSTIELIERHPAGISVLYCNEVYYKNNDVGAMKNIQAVDALALDWQQKLGKKIQSLQSRVGK, encoded by the coding sequence ATGGAGAAAAGTATTGCGACGATTCACACATTAGCTGTCGGTATGCCAAAAGAATTGAACTATAGCAACGGGCGATCAATGATAACAGGAATTGAAAAACAAGAAGTACAAGAAGTTTATTTGGGAAAGAGTGGATTTGAGGGAGATGATGTAGCAGATAAAAAACATCATGGTGGACCTGATCGTGCTGTTTGTTTATATCCTGCAGAGCATTACATACAATGGGAACAAGAACTAGGAAAAAAATTGCCGACTGCAACATTCGGTGAGAATTTAACGGTAACGAACATGTTGGAAGCGGATGTTTGTATAGGAGATACTTATAAAATTGGAAATGCTGTTATTCAAATTACGCAAGGGCGTATTCCGTGTAGCACGATTGATAGATATGCAAAGGCAGATATATTGCTCAAACGTTTAATTGAAACGGGATATACGGGCTACCTTGCACGTGTGCTAATCGAGGGAACAATCAGTGCAGATTCAACGATTGAATTGATTGAAAGACATCCTGCGGGTATATCTGTTTTATATTGCAACGAAGTCTATTATAAAAACAATGATGTAGGTGCGATGAAGAACATTCAAGCGGTGGATGCATTAGCGTTAGATTGGCAACAAAAGTTAGGAAAAAAGATTCAGTCGTTGCAGAGTCGAGTAGGGAAGTAA